The genome window GGGCATAATGTTCGTGTTTTTCCAATAAGCAATTGGACAGAATTAGATGTTTGGAATTATATTCAAAAATACAATATCGAATTGCCCGGTTTGTATTTTGCTCACGATAGAGAATGTATTGTGCATCACGATAAATTGGTTGCTACTTCAAAGTTTATTCAGCCTTTAGAAGATGATACAGTTGTTGTAGAAAAGGTTCGCTATAGGACAGTAGGAGATATGACGTGTACTGCTGCTGTTCCTTCAAACGCTAGTACAGTTCAAGATATAATAGATGATATTATTCAAACGAGAATTAGTGAAAGAGGACAAACAAGATTAGATGATCAGCTTTCTGAAGCTGCAATGGAAGACAGAAAAAAACAAGGGTATTTTTAAAAAGAAAAAGATTAAAAAATGAATACATTACGATTTATAACAGCTGGTAACGTAGACGATGGAAAAAGTACTTTAATTGGAAGATTGTTGTACGATTCCGATAGTATACATACCGATCAATTAGGGGTTTTGCAAAAACAAACCAAGCAAGAAGGAGTTGATATCGATTTGTCTTTGATTACTGACGGACTTCGAGCGGAACGCGAACAAGGAATTACTATAGATGTAGCTTATAAATACTTTTCAACAAAAAAGAGAAAATTTATAATTGCCGATGCGCCAGGACACGAACAGTATACAAGAAACATGATTACTGGAGCATCTAATTCTGATTTAATCATCATTTTAGTTGATGCTCGAAAAGGAATTACAGAACAAACAAAACGTCATGCTAGTATTGGTTCTTTAATGGGGATTAAAAAAGCAGTCGTTGCCATCAATAAAATAGATTTAGTGGATTATTCTGAGGCTACTTTCAATCAAATAGTAGCTGATTTTGAAGACTTAAAATCGGAATTAAATTACAATACAATTAGTTATATACCAGTGAGTGCTTTAGTTGGTGATAATATTGTTGCTAAATCTTCTGAAACACCTTGGTATAATGGAAAAGCTTTGTTGGAAACTTTAGAAACAATTGAAATTGAATCTACTTTCAATTTAGACGCTCGTTTTCAAGTGCAATGGGTGATCCGACCAAAAGACGAAGAAAATCACGACTACAGAGGATATGCTGGTTTGGTTTTAAGCGGAAGTTATAAAGTAGGAGATGAAATAGTTGTTTTGCCTGCAAAAATTGCTTCTAAAATTTCTAAAATTGAAAGAAATCTTGAAACTATTGAAGAAGCCAAAGCGGGCGAAAATGTTGTTTTTCATTTTGAAAACAATATCGATATCAGTCGTGGTGATACAGTAGTGTTAACACATCAATTACCACAAGAATCAAATCAAATAAATACTTGGATTTCATGGTTAGATAATAATCATCTTCAACTTGGAAAAACCTATTTGTTACAACATCGTTTCAAAAATGTTAGAGTTAAAGTGCAATCCATAAATCAAAAGTGGAATATTAACGATTGGAAATTTACTGCAACTGACGAAGTTAAATTGAATGACATTGCACAAGTATCGATTAAAACAAATCAACCATTATTTTTTGATGCTTTCGATAAAAATGCAAAGTCAGGAAATGCAATTCTTATAGACGAAACCACTTATAATACGGTTGGGGCTTTAATGTTTTTGTAAAATTAAAATTATGGAACTTTCTAATTCATACAGTAAAGAGTTATTTCAGAGAAATTTAAGCGAAAAACGAAATTTTCTAAATAAAGCTAATGCGCAAAATTGGTTAGAAAATGTATTTGCGTGGCTGTTTTGTACACAAGAAGAATGTTTGGATTTTAAATTGTTTCAAGAAAAAGAATCGGTTTTAAAAAAGGAGTTGCAAATTATTTTAAAACAGGTCGATGTTGATTCAAGTACTGAGTTTTCGAATCGTTTTTTTGAGAGCTTAGTTGATATTCATTCCGATTTATTGCATGATTTAAAAGCAATTTTAGATTTTGATCCAGCGGCTAAATCAAGAGCTGAAGTTTTGCTTTCTTATCCTGGTTTTTACTGCATATTCGTTTACCGAATAGCTAATTTTTTATGGAAAAATCAGGTGCAAATTTTGCCAAGAGTTTTGTCTGAATACGCTCATAGTAAAACAGGAATCGATATTCATCCGGGTGCAGAAATAGGAAAAAGCTTTTTTATCGATCACGGAACAGGAGTTGTTATTGGTGAAACAGCAAAAATCGGTAATAATGTAAAGATTTATCAAGGGGTAACATTAGGAGCATTAAGTGTTAGTAAAGATAAAGCCGAACAAAAAAGACATCCAACGATAGAAGATGATGTTATTATTTATGCTAATGCCACTATTCTAGGAGGAAATACAACAATTGGAAAAGGAGCCGTAATTGGCGGAAATGTTTGGATAACCGAATCAATTCCTGCACAGTCGCTAGTGTATCATAAAAGTGAAATCATCGTAAAAACAAAAATAGAGTATAATAAAATTATAGATTTTAGTATTTAACAACACAACAAAATACAATAGTATGAAAGCAAATAATATTTTAGAAACGATTGGAAAAACACCAGTAGTAAAAATTAATAAACTTTATGGTGCAAATAAAAATGTATTCATCAAATTAGAAAGAACCAATCCTGGTAATAGTATTAAGGATCGAATTGCGCTAGCGATGATTGAAGATGCTGAAGCAAAAGGTTTACTAAAACCCGAGAGTGTAATTATCGAACCAACTTCTGGAAATACAGGTATCGGTTTGGCTTTGGTAGCAGCTGTAAAAGGCTATAAAGTAATTCTTGTTATGCCAGAATCGATGAGTGTGGAACGAAGAAAGTTGATGGAAATCTACGGAGCTGAATTCGATTTAACACCACGCGAAAAAGGAATGAAAGGAGCAATTGAAAGAGCTGCCGAATTAGTTTCACAAACGCCAAATGCTTGGTCACCATCTCAATTTGTCAATCCTGCAAATGTAGAAGTACATCAAAAAACAACAGGTCAAGAAATTTTAGCTGATTTTCCTGATGGTTTAGATTATATCATCACTGGAGTAGGAACTGGTGGACACATTTCTGGAGTAGCATCCGCAGTAAAAGCAAAATTTCCAAATGTAAAAGTAATTGCGGTTGAACCAGAATTATCACCAGTTTTGAGTGGTGGAGAACCAGGACCACATCCAATACAAGGAATTGGAGCAGGTTTTGTACCTGAGAATTACCATGGTAATTTAATCGATGAGGTTGTTCAAGTTTCAAAAGATGAAGCATTTGAGTTTGCTAGAGCAGTAGCAAAACAAGAAGGAATTTTAGTAGGTATTTCTACTGGGGCTTCTTTAGCAGCAGTTGCTAAGAAAGTACAAAGTTTACCTGATGATGCAGTAGTGCTGACTTTTAATTACGATACAGGAGAGCGTTACCTGTCAACTGAAGGGTTGTTCTAAAAATAAATCAATAATTTTTTTGTAGGGTTTTTACTCCATTTTTTAGTGGAGCGGGGAATGCTATGCTTTATTCAAAAGAAAAATGATACAAATAGTAAAAAAAGGAAAGGTGGTTTTAGCTGGCGCGGGGCCTGGTGATCCAGACTTGATAAGCTTAAAAGCATTGAAATATTTGCAAACTGCCGATATTGTTTTAACCGATAGATTGGTTTCTCCAGAGTTAATCGATACCTATGCTCGAAAAGATGCTGAGGTAATTTATGTAGGAAAACAATGTTCTAAGGGAATTTGGACACCACAAAAGGATATTAATGAATTAATGGTTGATTATGCGTTGCAGGATAAATTAGTGTTGCGATTAAAAGGTGGAGATGCTTCATTGTTTTCCAATGTGTTGGATGAGCTCTTAGTTTTAAAAGAAAATACAATAGACTACGAAATTATCCCTGGAATTTCTGCGGCTTTCGGAGCGGCAGCATACACAGGTATTCCATTGACGGCTAGAGGTTATTCAAGAGGAGTTCGTTTTTTAACCTTGTATGATTTGAATACGGTTCAATCCCAACAATGGAACGATTGGGCTACAACCGAAGATACTTTGATTTTTTACATGAGTGGCCAAAGATTAAATGCGTTAACCCAACAACTTTTGGAGTTAGGTATTGATGAGCAAAAAGGAATTGCTGTAGTACAACAAGCCACAACACCTAATCAGAAAACACAAGTATTTTCTTTTGAACAATTAAAAAGCTCAGAATTGCCTGCTTTTGAATACGTTCCTACACTTTTAATAATTGGTAAAGTGGTGAGTTTACACCAAGATTTTGCTTGGTTCAATGAAAAGAATACAACGGAATCTTATTTCGATAATCATAAAAATGTTTTTCAAAATGCTATCTGAAAATAAATTATCATTACTAAAACAATTGGTGCAAAATGCATCAAATGAAGAAATTATTTGGACAAAAGGATATTTGGCTGGTTTTTTAGATGGAAGTAAATCAGATTTTTCTGTTACAAAAGAAACTAATGTAACCAATATTCCAGTTGCCGTCAAACCATTAATTATTTATGGAACCGAAACGGGTAATTCTAAAAAAGTAGCTTCTCAATTATTGGCTAATTTTAAAAAGAATAAAATTCAAGCCAAAGCGGTTGATGTTTTTCAATACGATGCCACTAAACTTTCAAAGGAAAATCTAGTAGTATTTGTAATGAGTACGCAAGGAGAAGGAGAGTTTCCTCAAAATGCGGTTGCTTTTTATGAAAACTTAAAAGGTTCTGAAGTAGATTTGAGTAAGGTGTCTTTTGCAGTTTTGGGATTGGGTGATTCTTCATATCCTTTATTCTGTAATGCAGGAGTTTTACTAGACGAAGTTTTGGCTGAAAAAGGAGCTAAGCGTTTGTTGCCATTGGTGAAAGCGGATGTTGATTTTGCAGATACTGTTAGCAATTGGGAAACTAATTTAAAAGCAGCTTTTCAAAATCAAGGTACTTCACAAGAAACTGTAAAAGTACAAACGGCTAATACAACTTCACGCAAGCAAAATTATACTGGAGTAATCCATCACAAAGTGGTATTAAATGATGTGGGTTCTAATAAAGAAACCTACCATATTGAAATTTCTTCAGAAGATGAAATTGTTTACAAACCAGGAGATGCTTTAGGAATTATTCCTAAAAACAGCACTGAAGATGTGGCTTTTATTTTAAATTATTTTAGTGTTGATGCCAATCAAGAAATTACTGTGAAAGATCAAAAACAGACTGCTGAAAAATGGTTGTTGGAACGAAACATAAAAGGATTGAGTAAGCGTTCTATCGAACAATTAGCATTACTTCTTCAAGTAGGAATCAATTCAGAAAAATCGGATTTAATAGATATTCTAAAGCAAGTTGAAATTAGTAAAGACTTGAAAATAGAAAGTGTGATTGAGCTTTTATTGCCAATTGCTCCGCGTTTGTATTCTATTTCGTCATCTTCAGAAGCACATGATGGAGAAGTGCATCTTACGGTAAACTTGAATACGTTTACAATAAATGAAGAAGTGAAAACAGGATTGGCATCTCAATTTTTAGCGGATTTTCCACTAGACACTCTTATCGAATTTTACATTCATAAAAATAACAATTTCAGGTTGCCTGAACCTGGTGAAAAAGTCATCATGATTGGTCCCGGAACGGGAATAGCACCATTCAGAAGTTTCTTAGCGCATCGAGATGCTACAGCTGCGGAAGGTGAAAATTGGTTGTTTTTCGGCGAGCAACATTTTGTATTGGATTTCTATTATCAAACTGAAATTCAAGAATGGTTGACTACGGGAGTTTTGACCAAATTGGATACAGCCTTTTCAAGAGATCAGGAGCGTAAAATTTATGTGCAAGATCGTATTCGAGAGAAAGCATCAGAGTTTAATCGTTGGTTGGAAGAAGGCGCGAATATTTACATCTGTGGGCAAAAAAATCCAATGAGTCAAGATGTGGAAGAAGCAATTATAGAAGTGATTGCGCAAGAACGTAATATTTCTGTTGAAGCTGCGAAAGGAGTTTTGGAAACATTAGAAAATCAAGGAAAATATCAAAAAGACGTTTATTAAAAACTATAAAAATGAGTGAAAAATTATCCTCAATA of Flavobacterium channae contains these proteins:
- a CDS encoding sulfate adenylyltransferase subunit 1, whose translation is MNTLRFITAGNVDDGKSTLIGRLLYDSDSIHTDQLGVLQKQTKQEGVDIDLSLITDGLRAEREQGITIDVAYKYFSTKKRKFIIADAPGHEQYTRNMITGASNSDLIIILVDARKGITEQTKRHASIGSLMGIKKAVVAINKIDLVDYSEATFNQIVADFEDLKSELNYNTISYIPVSALVGDNIVAKSSETPWYNGKALLETLETIEIESTFNLDARFQVQWVIRPKDEENHDYRGYAGLVLSGSYKVGDEIVVLPAKIASKISKIERNLETIEEAKAGENVVFHFENNIDISRGDTVVLTHQLPQESNQINTWISWLDNNHLQLGKTYLLQHRFKNVRVKVQSINQKWNINDWKFTATDEVKLNDIAQVSIKTNQPLFFDAFDKNAKSGNAILIDETTYNTVGALMFL
- the cobA gene encoding uroporphyrinogen-III C-methyltransferase is translated as MIQIVKKGKVVLAGAGPGDPDLISLKALKYLQTADIVLTDRLVSPELIDTYARKDAEVIYVGKQCSKGIWTPQKDINELMVDYALQDKLVLRLKGGDASLFSNVLDELLVLKENTIDYEIIPGISAAFGAAAYTGIPLTARGYSRGVRFLTLYDLNTVQSQQWNDWATTEDTLIFYMSGQRLNALTQQLLELGIDEQKGIAVVQQATTPNQKTQVFSFEQLKSSELPAFEYVPTLLIIGKVVSLHQDFAWFNEKNTTESYFDNHKNVFQNAI
- the cysK gene encoding cysteine synthase A, which encodes MKANNILETIGKTPVVKINKLYGANKNVFIKLERTNPGNSIKDRIALAMIEDAEAKGLLKPESVIIEPTSGNTGIGLALVAAVKGYKVILVMPESMSVERRKLMEIYGAEFDLTPREKGMKGAIERAAELVSQTPNAWSPSQFVNPANVEVHQKTTGQEILADFPDGLDYIITGVGTGGHISGVASAVKAKFPNVKVIAVEPELSPVLSGGEPGPHPIQGIGAGFVPENYHGNLIDEVVQVSKDEAFEFARAVAKQEGILVGISTGASLAAVAKKVQSLPDDAVVLTFNYDTGERYLSTEGLF
- a CDS encoding diflavin oxidoreductase, which codes for MLSENKLSLLKQLVQNASNEEIIWTKGYLAGFLDGSKSDFSVTKETNVTNIPVAVKPLIIYGTETGNSKKVASQLLANFKKNKIQAKAVDVFQYDATKLSKENLVVFVMSTQGEGEFPQNAVAFYENLKGSEVDLSKVSFAVLGLGDSSYPLFCNAGVLLDEVLAEKGAKRLLPLVKADVDFADTVSNWETNLKAAFQNQGTSQETVKVQTANTTSRKQNYTGVIHHKVVLNDVGSNKETYHIEISSEDEIVYKPGDALGIIPKNSTEDVAFILNYFSVDANQEITVKDQKQTAEKWLLERNIKGLSKRSIEQLALLLQVGINSEKSDLIDILKQVEISKDLKIESVIELLLPIAPRLYSISSSSEAHDGEVHLTVNLNTFTINEEVKTGLASQFLADFPLDTLIEFYIHKNNNFRLPEPGEKVIMIGPGTGIAPFRSFLAHRDATAAEGENWLFFGEQHFVLDFYYQTEIQEWLTTGVLTKLDTAFSRDQERKIYVQDRIREKASEFNRWLEEGANIYICGQKNPMSQDVEEAIIEVIAQERNISVEAAKGVLETLENQGKYQKDVY
- the epsC gene encoding serine O-acetyltransferase EpsC — its product is MELSNSYSKELFQRNLSEKRNFLNKANAQNWLENVFAWLFCTQEECLDFKLFQEKESVLKKELQIILKQVDVDSSTEFSNRFFESLVDIHSDLLHDLKAILDFDPAAKSRAEVLLSYPGFYCIFVYRIANFLWKNQVQILPRVLSEYAHSKTGIDIHPGAEIGKSFFIDHGTGVVIGETAKIGNNVKIYQGVTLGALSVSKDKAEQKRHPTIEDDVIIYANATILGGNTTIGKGAVIGGNVWITESIPAQSLVYHKSEIIVKTKIEYNKIIDFSI